The Lactuca sativa cultivar Salinas chromosome 2, Lsat_Salinas_v11, whole genome shotgun sequence genome includes a window with the following:
- the LOC111916314 gene encoding putative pentatricopeptide repeat-containing protein At1g12700, mitochondrial, with translation MLLNCCTNTCNFTRTKNENLPKHKHKQIVDLSHNARMTKSTASQKSLYSNLFVRYTSSRAFANSPAINDNKPSSVLKSRARFNKFVRNQCRIGFKSVDDANILFHEMIQMQPVPSLSYFTQVVAAIARMKHYEAAISVIEEMECLEILDPDVHILSVLINCYCHLNRVDLGFSVLGRVLKLGYEVDVALFTTLIKGLIGDNQMGLAVELFKNMLEQGIHPNSITCGTVINGLCKMGNTNAAIQLVKKMKNKRMEVGDVVYSMIIDSLCKDGMVTEAFRLFEKLIRGTSKPNVGMCNSMIRGLCNTNRWKEGMEIFEKIPNPDVQTYTILVDSLCKEGEVEKAAKMVELMIKKAVKPDVVTYSALVDGYCLQGRLHEAEKVVDSMIGNGCNPNVHTYNILINGYSKKKRTDDALKVFDKMSKRGLIANTITYTTLIRGFCLTQQLSVALHFLKKMQSCGQHPDLVTYSILLDGLLKNNYHKKAMNLFREMKDSKLDLDVVVYGILINGLCKARELESAKNVFHGLESNGIKPNTRIFNILIDGLFKGGLEDEAIMLFQEMVESGYCSPDGCTYNVVIQGLVCNNNGKRAIEFVDEMVGKGFSADASTAEILLGLSSDRNLDQSPLVLNSLSTSNTNNITFHT, from the coding sequence ATGTTATTAAATTGTTGCACCAACACTTGTAACTTCACAAGGACTAAAAACGAAAACTTGCCcaaacataaacataagcaaatTGTGGACTTATCACATAACGCGAGAATGACGAAATCTACAGCTTCTCAGAAATCGCTTTACTCGAATCTTTTCGTTCGTTACACCAGTTCCAGAGCTTTTGCTAATTCTCCCGCCATCAACGACAATAAGCCCTCAAGTGTTTTAAAAAGCCGCGCCCGATTCAACAAATTCGTTAGAAATCAGTGCAGAATAGGGTTCAAAAGCGTTGATGATGCAAATATTCTGTTCCATGAAATGATTCAGATGCAACCCGTGCCTTCTTTATCGTACTTCACCCAGGTAGTGGCAGCCATTGCGAGAATGAAACATTACGAGGCTGCAATATCTGTGATTGAAGAAATGGAATGCCTGGAAATCCTTGATCCTGATGTTCATATCTTGAGCGTTTTGATCAACTGTTACTGTCATCTGAATCGTGTCGACTTGGGTTTCTCAGTCTTGGGTCGAGTAttgaaacttggttatgaagtcgaTGTTGCCCTGTTTACTACTTTGATCAAGGGTCTGATTGGTGATAACCAGATGGGTTTGGCTGTGGAGTTGTTTAAAAACATGCTGGAACAAGGGATTCATCCCAACTCAATTACTTGTGGAACAGTAATCAATGGGTTATGTAAAATGGGGAACACTAATGCTGCAATTCAATTGGTCAAGAAAATGAAGAACAAAAGAATGGAAGTTGGTGATGTTGTATATAGCATGATCATTGATAGTCTTTGCAAGGATGGAATGGTCACCGAAGCTTTTAGACTCTTTGAGAAGTTGATTCGTGGAACTTCAAAACCAAATGTGGGCATGTGCAACTCAATGATCCGTGGTTTGTGTAATACAAACAGGTGGAAAGAAGGCATGGAGATATTCGAAAAGATACCAAATCCAGATGTTCAAACGTATACTATCTTGGTGGATTCACTTTGTAAAGAAGGGGAGGTCGAAAAGGCTGCCAAAATGGTCGAGCTTATGATCAAGAAAGCAGTGAAGCCAGATGTAGTCACTTACAGCGCTTTGGTTGACGGGTATTGCTTGCAAGGTAGGTTACACGAAGCGGAGAAGGTAGTTGATTCAATGATTGGCAACGGATGTAATCCAAATGTGCATACATATAACATCTTGATTAATGGGTATTCTAAGAAAAAGAGGACAGATGATGCACTAAAAGTGTTCGATAAAATGTCTAAAAGAGGTCTGATTGCTAATACCATCACATACACCACCTTGATCCGTGGGTTCTGTCTTACCCAACAGCTATCTGTCGCGCTGCACTTCCTGAAGAAAATGCAATCATGTGGCCAACATCCGGATCTTGTTACATACTCAATCTTGTTAGATGGTTTGTTAAAAAATAATTATCATAAGAAAGCAATGAATCTGTTTCGAGAGATGAAAGATTCGAAATTGGATCTTGATGTTGTGGTTTATGGCATTCTGATCAACGGGTTGTGCAAAGCCAGGGAACTCGAATCTGCAAAAAATGTCTTTCATGGTCTTGAAAGCAATGGAATAAAACCAAACACACGTATATTCAATATCTTGATTGATGGACTTTTCAAGGGTGGTCTTGAAGATGAAGCAATCATGTTGTTTCAGGAAATGGTAGAAAGTGGCTACTGTTCCCCAGATGGATGCACATACAATGTAGTCATTCAAGGTCTTGTTTGCAATAATAATGGGAAGAGGGCAATCGAGTTTGTTGATGAAATGGTTGGTAAGGGATTCTCAGCTGATGCATCAACGGCTGAGATTTTGTTGGGTTTATCAAGTGATAGAAATTTGGATCAATCACCATTGGTCTTGAATAGTTTATCTACATCAAATACTAATAATATCACATTTCACACTTAA
- the LOC111916224 gene encoding steroid 5-alpha-reductase DET2-like isoform X1 yields the protein MVISLFLFPSTPSLFINAMSIFNLLALITSGYMEMIGKNKQYAKFCDASDLNKRKDKEKRKLPSRIGMLVFYTPSFFVGLVSFAVFQHQDPRFVMVIFVLTIHFFKRILELGVQVLFIHKFSGYMMLSVSITIGLSYGVSIATMIYAQYLSQESSEPFFDLKYVGLGMFLIGISGNFYHHCILSSLRKEADREYKIPKGGLFHFVICPHYMFEIVEFIGVSCICQTGFSFCFTLGTVFLLMGRSYATRKWYVSKFGGRFGKDVKALIPYLF from the exons ATGGTGATCTCATTGTTCCTATTTCCATCAACACCTTCCTTGTTCATCAATGCAATGTCGATTTTCAACCTGTTGGCTCTCATTACTTCCGGTTACATGGAAATGATAGGCAAAAACAAGCAGTACGCTAAGTTCTGTGATGCCTCTGATCTAAACAAACGAAAAGACAAGGAGAAACGTAAGCTGCCCAGTAGAATCGGGATGCTTGTGTTCTATACACCATCGTTCTTCGTGGGTCTTGTCTCTTTTGCTGTTTTTCAACATCAAGATCCTCGATTTGTTATGGTTATATTTGTCCTCACTATTCATTTCTTCAAGAGGATCCTTGAG CTTGGTGTGCAGGTTCTCTTCATTCACAAGTTTAGCGGATATATGATGCTTAGCGTTTCCATAACAATCGGTTTAAGCTATGGTGTGTCAATTGCTACAATGATTTACGCCCAATATTTATCTCAAGAATCTTCTGAACCTTTTTTCGATCTCAAATACGTTGGACTTGGAATGTTCTTGATTGGAATAAGTGGAAACTTTTACCATCATTGCATTCTTTCGAGCCTAAGAAAGGAAGCAGATAGAGAGTATAAAATCCCAAAAGGTGGTTTGTTCCATTTCGTTATATGCCCACACTATATGTTTGAAATTGTTGAGTTCATAGGAGTCTCATGCATTTGTCAGACGGGATTTTCGTTTTGTTTCACTTTGGGCACTGTGTTCCTGTTGATGGGGCGAAGCTATGCGACAAGAAAATGGTACGTTTCAAAGTTTGGTGGAAGATTTGGGAAGGATGTCAAGGCTTTAATCCCATACTTATTTTAG
- the LOC111916224 gene encoding uncharacterized protein LOC111916224 isoform X2, translated as MVISLFLFPSTPSLFINAMSIFNLLALITSGYMEMIGKNKQYAKFCDASDLNKRKDKEKRKLPSRIGMLVFYTPSFFVGLVSFAVFQHQDPRFVMVIFVLTIHFFKRILEVLFIHKFSGYMMLSVSITIGLSYGVSIATMIYAQYLSQESSEPFFDLKYVGLGMFLIGISGNFYHHCILSSLRKEADREYKIPKGGLFHFVICPHYMFEIVEFIGVSCICQTGFSFCFTLGTVFLLMGRSYATRKWYVSKFGGRFGKDVKALIPYLF; from the exons ATGGTGATCTCATTGTTCCTATTTCCATCAACACCTTCCTTGTTCATCAATGCAATGTCGATTTTCAACCTGTTGGCTCTCATTACTTCCGGTTACATGGAAATGATAGGCAAAAACAAGCAGTACGCTAAGTTCTGTGATGCCTCTGATCTAAACAAACGAAAAGACAAGGAGAAACGTAAGCTGCCCAGTAGAATCGGGATGCTTGTGTTCTATACACCATCGTTCTTCGTGGGTCTTGTCTCTTTTGCTGTTTTTCAACATCAAGATCCTCGATTTGTTATGGTTATATTTGTCCTCACTATTCATTTCTTCAAGAGGATCCTTGAG GTTCTCTTCATTCACAAGTTTAGCGGATATATGATGCTTAGCGTTTCCATAACAATCGGTTTAAGCTATGGTGTGTCAATTGCTACAATGATTTACGCCCAATATTTATCTCAAGAATCTTCTGAACCTTTTTTCGATCTCAAATACGTTGGACTTGGAATGTTCTTGATTGGAATAAGTGGAAACTTTTACCATCATTGCATTCTTTCGAGCCTAAGAAAGGAAGCAGATAGAGAGTATAAAATCCCAAAAGGTGGTTTGTTCCATTTCGTTATATGCCCACACTATATGTTTGAAATTGTTGAGTTCATAGGAGTCTCATGCATTTGTCAGACGGGATTTTCGTTTTGTTTCACTTTGGGCACTGTGTTCCTGTTGATGGGGCGAAGCTATGCGACAAGAAAATGGTACGTTTCAAAGTTTGGTGGAAGATTTGGGAAGGATGTCAAGGCTTTAATCCCATACTTATTTTAG
- the LOC111916315 gene encoding uncharacterized protein LOC111916315, translated as MTILLFQTLLYPPPSSFFVTVMSVLSCLSLANGGYMETKGKHMQYSKFFNVAALKKDKVQETMVGSRNGMLLLYTPAFLVGLASFAIFGNQDLRFIMLILVLTIHFLKRVLEVLFVHKYSGSMALETAITICSSYTISTWTMIYAQYLSEEHNEPTIDLKYVGIVLFIIGIVGNFYHHHILSNLRTKGNREYKIPKGGLFDLVICPHYLFEIIEFIGVSCIAQTTYALAFTLGTMFYLTGRSYATREWYLLKFGEKFGSDVKVLIPYVF; from the exons ATGACGATTTTGTTGTTCCAAACGCTCTTATATCCACCACCTTCTTCCTTTTTTGTCACAGTTATGTCAGTATTAAGTTGTTTGTCACTAGCAAATGGTGGATACATGGAAACAAAAGGCAAACATATGCAGTATTCCAAGTTCTTCAATGTCGCAGCTTTAAAGAAAGACAAGGTTCAGGAGACTATGGTGGGTAGTAGAAACGGGATGCTTTTGCTCTATACGCCAGCGTTCCTTGTGGGTCTTGCCTCTTTTGCGATTTTTGGCAATCAAGATCTTCGATTCATAATGCTTATCTTGGTTCTCACCATCCATTTCTTGAAGAGAGTACTTGAG GTCCTATTTGTTCACAAATATAGTGGTTCCATGGCACTTGAAACCGCGATTACTATATGTTCAAGCTACACCATCTCTACTTGGACAATGATTTATGCTCAATACCTATCCGAAGAACATAACGAGCCTACAATAGACCTAAAATACGTTGGAATTGTGTTGTTCATAATTGGAATAGTTGGAAACTTTTATCATCATCACATTCTTTCTAATCTAAGAACAAAGGGCAATAGAGAGTATAAAATCCCGAAAGGAGGATTATTTGATTTAGTTATATGCCCACACTATCTGTTTGAGATCATAGAGTTCATTGGAGTCTCTTGCATTGCTCAAACAACGTATGCTCTCGCTTTCACTCTCGGTACGATGTTTTACTTGACAGGAAGGAGTTATGCTACACGCGAATGGTACCTTTTGAAGTTTGGGGAGAAATTTGGGAGTGATGTCAAAGTTTTAATTCCGTATGTCTTTTAA
- the LOC111916225 gene encoding uncharacterized protein LOC111916225: protein MTLSLFSFPSPPSLFANAMSIFNLLALITSGYMELIGKNKQYAKFCDNDDTGSNKPKAKEKLKLPSRIGMLVFYTPSFLVGLASFTFFPHQDCRFLMVISVLTIHFFKRILEVLFVHKFTGSMMLKDAITIGLSYGVSTATMIYAQYLSQECPEPAFDLKYIGVVMFFIGITGNFYHHYILSSLRKKGDREYKIPKGGLFNVVICPHYMFEIVEFVGVCCICQTGCTFCFTLGTMFLLMGRSYATRKWYVSKFGCKFGKDVKALIPYLF from the exons ATGACGCTCTCGTTGTTCTCATTTCCATCACCACCTTCCCTGTTCGCCAATGCAATGTCTATTTTCAACTTGCTTGCTCTCATTACCTCCGGTTACATGGAATTGATAGGCAAAAACAAGCAGTACGCCAAGTTTTGTGATAACGACGACACTGGTTCAAACAAGCCAAAAGCCAAGGAGAAGCTTAAGCTGCCTAGTAGAATCGGGATGCTTGTGTTCTATACACCATCATTCCTCGTGGGTCTTGCCTCTTTCACCTTTTTTCCCCATCAAGATTGCCGATTCCTTATGGTCATATCTGTACTCACCATTCATTTCTTCAAGAGGATCCTTGAG GTCCTTTTCGTTCACAAGTTTACCGGGTCTATGATGCTAAAGGATGCCATAACCATCGGTTTAAGCTACGGTGTGTCAACTGCTACAATGATTTACGCCCAATATTTATCTCAAGAATGTCCTGAGCCTGCTTTCGATCTTAAATACATTGGAGTTGTCATGTTTTTTATTGGAATAACGGGAAACTTTTACCATCATTACATTCTTTCGAGTCTAAGAAAGAAAGGTGATAGAGAGTATAAAATCCCAAAAGGAGGATTGTTCAATGTGGTTATATGCCCACACTATATGTTTGAAATTGTGGAGTTCGTAGGAGTCTGTTGCATTTGTCAGACCGGGTGTACGTTTTGTTTCACTCTAGGCACAATGTTCCTGTTGATGGGGCGAAGCTATGCCACACGAAAATGGTATGTTTCAAAGTTTGGCTGTAAGTTTGGGAAGGATGTCAAGGCTCTAATTCCATACTTATTTTAG